CACCACCGTCGGCGGGATCAACGAGCTGACCCGGCGCCTGAACCTGATCGCGCCGCTGGGCCGCTTTCAGCGGGCGGAGCTGGACGTCGAGGAGCTCGTCCGCCCGCTGTACCGGACCCCCCGCAGGACCGCGTCCGGCTAGACCAGCGTCGGCGGCGCCATGCCCTCGGCCCCCGGCACGCGGGGGCCGGGAACCCCGCCGAACCTGAACGCCAGGTGCTCGCGTCCGGGCTGGCATACCCACGCGTTGCCCGTGCCGCCTTCGGTCACCGCGTGGACCACGGCATCGGCGATCTGGTCCGGCTGGATGAGGGGGAAACCGGCCTGCCTCAACGAGTCCGCGTTGACTTCCCCCAGCATCGGGGTCTCGACGATACCGGGACACACGCAGTTGATCGTGATGCCGTGCGGCTGCAGCTGCGGCGCGAGCGACCTCACCAGCCCGATGACCGCGTGCTTGGTCATCGTGTAGACGGGGTCGCTGTCCATCGACGTGAGTCCCGCGATGGAGGCGGTGGCCACGATCGACCCCCCGCCCGATTCCCGCATGATCCTGGCCGCCTCGCGGACGCCGAAGGCCACGCCGTCGATGTTCACCCCGGTGGTGCGCCTGTAGGCGGCGTCGTCCACAAGCGTGATGTCCGGTTCGCCGGTCAGCACTCCCGCGTTGAGGTGGACGAGGTCCAGGGAGCCGAGCCGTCCCGCCGTGTCCTCGAACGCGTCGCGCACCTGCGCCGGGTCCGATACGTCGGCCTGGACGAAGCTCGCCCCCGTCTCCGAGGCCGCGCGGTCGGCGGCCAGCGGGTCCACGTCCAAGAGACAGACGGTGGCGCCCTCCGCGACAAGCCTCCTGACGGTGGCCAGCCCGATGCCGGAGGCGCCCCCCGTCACCAGCGCCCTTCGCCCTTCGAGCAAACCCATGGGCAAGACAATATCCCGGCTATCCTTCGTGCCGACCAACCATGCCGGACATTCTCGACGCGGTAGCCGCAGGCGTACCCGACAAGCCAGCCGTGGTCCAGGACGACCGCTCCTGGACCTACGCCGAGCTGAATGCGCGGGCCAACGCCCTGGCCTCCGCGCTGCTCGGGCTCGGCCTGCGTGCCGGGGACCGGGCGGTGTGGGTGGGGCCGAACGACGAAAAGGTGATCCTCTGGGGGCACACCACCCGCAAGGTCGGGCTCGTCAGCGTCCCGCTCAACTACCGCTTCACGCCGGACGAGATGACGTACGTCATTCGGGACAGCGACTCCGTCCTGGTCTACTGCCACCCCGATTGGGAGCAGACCATCCGCGCCCTAGACCTGCCCGCCGTGCGCCACGTGATCTCACACGACGACGCCGAGCGGCTGATCAAGTCGCACGCGGGACAGGCTCCCGAGGAGCCGCCTGAGGGACTCGGTTCCTCGATGATCTACACCTCGGGGACCACCGGCCTTCCGAAAGGCGCCCTGCGCCAGTCGTCGGACCTCAACCTCATCGCCGCGATGATCGGGGAGCTTGGACTGTCCTCCGACGACGTCCACCTCACCACCGGCCCCCTGTACCACTCCGGACCGGCCGCCTTCGCCGGGCTCAACCACCTGCTGGGCGCCACGACGGTGGTGCTCGACAAGTTCGACCCCGCTCGTTGGCTGGACCTCGTCCAGCGGCACAGGGTCTCCACGACCTTCTCCGCGCCGACCCAGCTCAAGCGGCTGGTGTCCCTGCCTCCGGAGCTGATCGCCCGCCACGACACGTCGTCACTGCGCGTGGTGATCGCCAACGCGGCCCCCGTCCCCTATTCCCTCAAGGAGCAGTGGGTGAAGCTGTTCGGCGAGGGAAACCTGTTCGAGATCTACGGATCGACCGAGCTGGGGGTGGACACGATCCTTCGCCCCGATGACCAGCTGCGCAAGCCCGGCTCGTGTGGACGTCCCTACGGCGGCATCGAGATCCGACTGCTGCGCGAGGACGGCACGGAGGCCCAGCCCGGGGAGCCGGGCGAGATGTGGATCCGGACGACGCTCGCGTTCGACCACTACCACAAGGCTCCGGACAAGACCGAGCAGACAAAGCTGTCCGTCGACCCCGAGTGGCGCTCGGTCGGCGACATCGCCTACCGCGACGAGGAAGGGTACTTCTTCATCTGCGACCGCAAGTCCGACATGGTCATCACCGGCGGGATGAACGTGTACCCCGCCGAGGTGGAGGCCGTCCTGCACTCACACCCGGACGTCATGGACGCCGCCGTCTATGGCGTGCCGTCCGAGGAGTGGGGCGAGGAGGTGCGGGCCGCGGTCCAGCCCAAGCCGGGGGCCGAGGTGGCCCCGGACGAGCTGATCGCCCTGTGCCGGACGAAGCTGGCGGGATACAAGGTCCCGCGGAAGCTGGAGTTGCGGGAGTCGCTGCCGCGGACGGAGTCGGGAAAGCTGCTCAAGCGGGTCCTGCGCGAGGAGCACCGAAGTGAGGATCGATGACGCGCAGCGAAGAGCGAGGCTGGTCGACCGGCATCACCTGAACCGGCAAGGCAAGGATCCAGTCTCGGTCGCGCGTGACCTGATCGGCTTCCACTCCTCGGATCCCGCTTCCGTCTACCTGTCCGCGCGTGCGCGGGTGGCGGCACTCGAACCGGGCACGCTCGAAGAGGCGCTGTACGAGAAGCGGTCCCTGGTACGGATCCTCGGGATGCGGCGGACGATGTTCGTCGTCCCGAGCGAGCTCGTCCCGATCGTCCACGCCGCGTGCACGCGGGCGATCGCCGTCCGGGAGCGAAAGCGGACCCTGCAGCTCCTGGAGGGCGCGGGCATGACTGGAGTCGACCGAACGCTGGCGGACGCCGAAGCTCTCGTCCTCGGCCTCCTCCGCCAAGTGGGCGAAGCCACGACGACCGAGGTCACCGCGCAGCTTCCGGAGCTGAGCAGGCGCATCCCCGTCGGCGTCGGAACCAAGGGGGAGGGGACCATCGGGTTCGTGCCACGAGTCCTGTTCATGCTCGCCACCGACGGCAGGATCGTCCGGGGACGGCCCCGCGGGTCCTGGCTGAGCTCCCAGTACCGCTGGGGACCGATGCCCGCGCGCCTGCTCGAGGAGATGGAATCGCTGGACGCCCGCACGGCTCGCGCCGGGCTCGCCCGGCTGTGGCTGCGGTCGTTCGGTCCGGCAACCGCTGAGGACCTGAAGTGGTGGACCGGCTGGGGTGTCCGGGAGACCCGAACGGCGCTGCAGGACGTGGGAGCCGTAGAGGTCGAACTCGATGGATCCGCGGGCTGGGTCCTGCCGGACGACAACGCGCTGGTGCGGCACGGGGATCCCGCCTGCGCGCTGCTTCCCTCGCTCGACCCGACCACCATGGGCTGGCGGGGCCGGCAGTGGTATCTCGGAGATCACCGGCAGGCCCTGTTCGACCTCAATGGCAACGCCGGCTCGACGGTCTGGTGGGACGGCCGGGTGATTGGCGGTTGGGGGCAGAGAAGGTCCGGCGAGGTAGTGGTCCGGCTGCTGGAGGACGCGGGGTCCGAGGCCCGCGCAGCGGTGGACGAGGAGGCCGATGCGCTTCGTGCGTGGCTGGGGGCCGTCCGGGTGATCCCCCGCTTCCGGACCCCCTTGGAGAAGGAG
This portion of the Actinomycetota bacterium genome encodes:
- a CDS encoding SDR family oxidoreductase, encoding MGLLEGRRALVTGGASGIGLATVRRLVAEGATVCLLDVDPLAADRAASETGASFVQADVSDPAQVRDAFEDTAGRLGSLDLVHLNAGVLTGEPDITLVDDAAYRRTTGVNIDGVAFGVREAARIMRESGGGSIVATASIAGLTSMDSDPVYTMTKHAVIGLVRSLAPQLQPHGITINCVCPGIVETPMLGEVNADSLRQAGFPLIQPDQIADAVVHAVTEGGTGNAWVCQPGREHLAFRFGGVPGPRVPGAEGMAPPTLV
- a CDS encoding AMP-binding protein, whose protein sequence is MPDILDAVAAGVPDKPAVVQDDRSWTYAELNARANALASALLGLGLRAGDRAVWVGPNDEKVILWGHTTRKVGLVSVPLNYRFTPDEMTYVIRDSDSVLVYCHPDWEQTIRALDLPAVRHVISHDDAERLIKSHAGQAPEEPPEGLGSSMIYTSGTTGLPKGALRQSSDLNLIAAMIGELGLSSDDVHLTTGPLYHSGPAAFAGLNHLLGATTVVLDKFDPARWLDLVQRHRVSTTFSAPTQLKRLVSLPPELIARHDTSSLRVVIANAAPVPYSLKEQWVKLFGEGNLFEIYGSTELGVDTILRPDDQLRKPGSCGRPYGGIEIRLLREDGTEAQPGEPGEMWIRTTLAFDHYHKAPDKTEQTKLSVDPEWRSVGDIAYRDEEGYFFICDRKSDMVITGGMNVYPAEVEAVLHSHPDVMDAAVYGVPSEEWGEEVRAAVQPKPGAEVAPDELIALCRTKLAGYKVPRKLELRESLPRTESGKLLKRVLREEHRSEDR
- a CDS encoding winged helix DNA-binding domain-containing protein, with translation MRIDDAQRRARLVDRHHLNRQGKDPVSVARDLIGFHSSDPASVYLSARARVAALEPGTLEEALYEKRSLVRILGMRRTMFVVPSELVPIVHAACTRAIAVRERKRTLQLLEGAGMTGVDRTLADAEALVLGLLRQVGEATTTEVTAQLPELSRRIPVGVGTKGEGTIGFVPRVLFMLATDGRIVRGRPRGSWLSSQYRWGPMPARLLEEMESLDARTARAGLARLWLRSFGPATAEDLKWWTGWGVRETRTALQDVGAVEVELDGSAGWVLPDDNALVRHGDPACALLPSLDPTTMGWRGRQWYLGDHRQALFDLNGNAGSTVWWDGRVIGGWGQRRSGEVVVRLLEDAGSEARAAVDEEADALRAWLGAVRVIPRFRTPLEKELSES